One stretch of Segatella copri DNA includes these proteins:
- a CDS encoding IMPACT family protein: MIDEFKTISDTIGEGYYTEKRSKFLAFAHHVTTVDEVKEIVAGYRKKYYDARHCCYAYMLGPERTEFRANDDGEPSSTAGKPILGQITKSELTDILIVVIRYFGGVKLGTSGLIVAYREAAIDALAHCEEVTQQIEEIVTYDFTYPMMNDVMRIVKDMNPRILDQTFDNTCSIKLSIRKSEAEQLRSRLKKLSFE; the protein is encoded by the coding sequence ATGATAGACGAATTTAAGACTATATCAGATACGATAGGCGAGGGATATTACACCGAGAAAAGGAGTAAGTTTCTCGCCTTTGCTCACCATGTTACAACTGTTGACGAGGTGAAGGAAATTGTTGCCGGGTACCGTAAGAAATATTACGATGCCCGACATTGTTGTTATGCATATATGCTAGGTCCTGAACGGACAGAGTTCCGTGCCAATGATGATGGCGAACCTTCTTCTACGGCAGGAAAACCAATCCTCGGCCAAATCACGAAATCAGAATTGACGGATATTTTAATTGTCGTCATCCGATATTTCGGAGGAGTGAAATTGGGAACCAGCGGACTCATTGTTGCTTATCGTGAAGCTGCCATTGATGCTTTGGCTCATTGTGAGGAGGTTACGCAACAGATAGAGGAAATAGTAACCTATGATTTTACTTATCCGATGATGAATGATGTGATGAGGATAGTCAAAGATATGAATCCGCGTATCCTGGATCAGACTTTCGATAATACTTGCAGTATCAAACTCTCTATCAGAAAGAGCGAGGCTGAGCAGTTACGTTCCCGTCTGAAAAAGCTGTCGTTTGAATAG
- a CDS encoding DUF1015 domain-containing protein translates to MAIVKPFKGVRPPKNLVEQVESRPYDVLNSEEARAEAGDNEKSLYHIIKPEINFEPGTSEYDPRVYESAAENFRKFQENGWLKQDDKEQYYIYAQTMNGKTQYGLVVGAYVNDYMTGVIKKHELTRRDKEEDRMKHVRVCNANIEPVFFAYPDNEVLNGLLMRYAATTPEYDFIAPIDGFRHQFWVVSDDQDIATITAEFAKMPSLYIADGHHRSAAAALVGAEKAKQNPNHTGKEEYNYFMAVCFQASQLTILDYNRVVKDLNGLTSDQFLDALTKNFEVIDIDAINVNVSGDEEGIPCYEKMAIDDAISQFGLDILKPAALHSFLLYLDGKWYGLFAKPGTYDDADPIGVLDVDISSRLILDEILGIKDLRSDKRIDFVGGLRGLGELKRRVDSGEMKMALALHPVTMQQIMDIADSGKIMPPKATWFEPKLRSGLIIHKLD, encoded by the coding sequence ATGGCAATAGTAAAACCTTTTAAGGGAGTAAGACCTCCTAAAAATCTCGTTGAGCAAGTTGAGTCTCGTCCTTACGATGTTCTCAATTCTGAGGAAGCACGTGCCGAGGCAGGCGATAACGAGAAGAGCCTTTATCATATTATTAAACCTGAAATCAATTTCGAACCAGGTACTTCTGAGTACGATCCTCGCGTTTATGAAAGCGCTGCAGAGAACTTCAGAAAGTTCCAGGAGAATGGCTGGTTAAAACAGGATGATAAGGAACAGTATTATATCTATGCACAGACTATGAATGGTAAGACTCAGTATGGTCTTGTTGTAGGTGCGTATGTAAACGACTATATGACGGGTGTCATCAAGAAACATGAGTTAACACGCCGCGATAAGGAAGAAGACCGTATGAAGCATGTTCGTGTATGCAATGCCAATATCGAACCAGTATTCTTCGCTTATCCTGATAATGAGGTGCTTAACGGACTTCTGATGCGTTATGCAGCAACAACACCGGAATATGATTTCATTGCTCCAATTGATGGTTTCCGTCATCAGTTCTGGGTTGTAAGCGATGATCAGGATATTGCCACAATTACAGCGGAATTTGCCAAGATGCCTAGCCTTTATATTGCTGACGGCCATCACCGTTCTGCTGCAGCAGCTCTGGTAGGTGCAGAAAAAGCTAAGCAGAATCCTAATCATACAGGTAAGGAGGAATATAACTACTTTATGGCAGTTTGTTTCCAGGCAAGTCAGCTTACCATTCTCGATTATAACCGAGTTGTGAAGGATTTGAATGGCCTGACTTCTGATCAGTTCCTCGATGCTTTGACAAAGAACTTCGAAGTGATAGATATTGATGCAATCAATGTGAATGTATCTGGTGATGAAGAGGGCATACCTTGCTATGAAAAGATGGCTATTGATGATGCTATCAGCCAGTTTGGCTTGGATATTCTGAAACCAGCTGCTCTCCATTCTTTCCTCCTCTATCTGGACGGTAAATGGTACGGTTTGTTTGCCAAGCCGGGAACCTATGATGATGCTGATCCAATCGGCGTGCTCGATGTGGATATTTCATCTCGCCTGATTCTTGATGAAATTCTGGGTATCAAGGATTTACGTTCTGATAAGCGCATCGATTTTGTGGGCGGTCTTCGCGGTCTCGGTGAGTTGAAACGTCGTGTGGATAGCGGTGAGATGAAGATGGCACTTGCTTTGCATCCGGTTACTATGCAGCAGATTATGGACATCGCTGACAGTGGTAAGATTATGCCACCTAAGGCAACATGGTTTGAACCAAAGTTGCGCAGCGGTTTGATTATTCACAAGTTGGATTAA
- a CDS encoding NAD(P)-dependent oxidoreductase, producing the protein MKVLVATEKPFAAAAVEGIKKEIEGAGNELVLLEKYTEKAQLLDAVKDVDAMIIRSDKADAEVLDAAKNLKIIVRAGAGYDNIDLAAATAHNVVAENTPGQNSNAVAELVFGLLVFTVRNFYNGKAGSELKGKKLGILAFGNVGRNVARIAKGFGMEVAAYDAFCPADVIEAAGVHAVKSQDELFQTCDIVSLHIPATPETIKSIDYKTVNQLPKGGILINTARKEVINEPELLKLLAEREDLKFITDIKPDADADFAKFEGRYFSTPKKMGAQTAEANINAGIAAAKQINAFFKDGCTKFQVNK; encoded by the coding sequence ATGAAAGTATTAGTTGCAACAGAAAAGCCATTCGCAGCGGCTGCTGTGGAAGGCATTAAGAAAGAAATAGAGGGAGCAGGCAACGAATTGGTACTGCTCGAAAAATATACAGAGAAGGCTCAGCTTCTCGATGCAGTGAAGGATGTGGACGCGATGATTATCCGCTCTGACAAGGCTGATGCCGAGGTGCTCGATGCAGCAAAGAACCTGAAGATTATCGTTCGTGCTGGTGCAGGTTATGATAACATCGACCTTGCTGCTGCTACTGCTCATAATGTAGTGGCTGAGAATACTCCTGGTCAGAACTCTAACGCAGTAGCTGAGTTGGTATTCGGCTTGTTGGTCTTTACTGTACGTAATTTCTACAACGGCAAGGCTGGCAGCGAGTTGAAGGGTAAGAAACTGGGTATTCTTGCTTTCGGTAATGTTGGTCGAAATGTGGCTCGCATCGCCAAGGGATTTGGTATGGAAGTAGCTGCTTACGATGCATTCTGCCCAGCTGATGTTATCGAGGCTGCCGGTGTGCATGCTGTAAAGTCACAGGATGAGTTGTTCCAGACTTGTGACATCGTTTCTCTTCATATCCCTGCTACTCCAGAGACTATCAAGAGCATCGACTACAAGACTGTAAACCAGTTGCCTAAGGGTGGCATCCTCATCAATACAGCGCGTAAGGAGGTTATCAATGAGCCTGAGCTCCTGAAACTTCTTGCTGAGCGAGAGGACTTGAAGTTCATCACTGATATCAAGCCTGATGCTGATGCAGACTTTGCCAAGTTCGAGGGTCGCTACTTCTCAACTCCTAAGAAGATGGGTGCACAGACTGCAGAAGCTAATATCAATGCCGGTATTGCTGCAGCTAAGCAGATTAATGCGTTCTTTAAGGATGGATGCACTAAATTCCAGGTAAATAAGTAA
- the serC gene encoding 3-phosphoserine/phosphohydroxythreonine transaminase, translated as MKKYNFNAGPSMLPREVIENTAKQILDFNGSGLSLMEISHRAKDFQPVVDEAVSLFKELLDIPEGYSVIFLGGGASLQFMQIPANFLIKKAAYINSGTWAKKAMKEAKHFGEVVEIASSSDANFTFYPQVPNTVPADCDYLHLTSNNTIYGTELRVDPDVNVPLISDMSSDIMSRPVDVSKYTAIYAGAQKNLSMAGVTVIIVKDDMLGKAPRELPTMLDYRTHVEKGSMFNTPPVVPIYTLMENLRWLKANGGVEAADKRAHERAEVLYAEIDRNKLFKGTVEEASRSLMNICFVMNDEYKELEKPFLDFATERGMVGIKGHRSVGGFRASCYNAQTMEGVQALVKAMQDFEAQH; from the coding sequence GAAGTACAATTTTAACGCAGGTCCATCAATGCTTCCACGCGAAGTGATTGAGAACACAGCAAAGCAGATTTTGGATTTTAATGGTTCAGGTCTTTCATTGATGGAAATCAGCCACCGTGCTAAGGATTTCCAGCCAGTAGTTGATGAGGCAGTCTCCTTATTCAAGGAGCTTCTTGACATTCCTGAGGGTTATTCCGTAATCTTCCTTGGTGGTGGTGCGTCATTGCAGTTTATGCAGATTCCAGCAAACTTCCTCATCAAGAAGGCTGCCTACATTAATTCTGGCACTTGGGCTAAGAAGGCAATGAAAGAGGCAAAGCATTTTGGTGAGGTCGTGGAGATCGCATCATCGTCCGACGCCAATTTCACTTTCTATCCACAGGTTCCTAACACTGTACCAGCCGATTGTGATTACTTGCATTTGACAAGCAACAATACTATATATGGTACTGAACTCCGTGTTGATCCAGATGTAAACGTACCATTGATTTCTGATATGTCTTCAGATATCATGAGCCGTCCTGTAGATGTTTCTAAGTATACTGCCATCTATGCAGGTGCTCAGAAGAATCTTTCTATGGCAGGTGTTACTGTTATCATCGTAAAGGATGATATGCTCGGCAAGGCTCCTCGCGAGCTTCCTACTATGCTCGATTATCGTACTCACGTAGAGAAGGGCAGTATGTTCAATACTCCTCCTGTTGTTCCTATCTATACCTTGATGGAGAATCTCCGCTGGTTGAAGGCTAATGGTGGTGTTGAGGCTGCTGACAAGCGAGCTCACGAACGTGCAGAAGTTCTTTATGCTGAAATCGACCGAAACAAACTCTTCAAGGGTACTGTGGAAGAGGCTTCACGCTCATTGATGAACATCTGCTTCGTGATGAACGATGAGTACAAGGAGTTGGAGAAGCCATTCCTCGACTTCGCTACAGAACGTGGCATGGTAGGTATCAAGGGTCACCGCTCAGTGGGTGGTTTCCGTGCCAGCTGCTACAATGCACAGACCATGGAGGGTGTTCAGGCACTCGTCAAGGCTATGCAGGATTTTGAAGCACAACATTAA